The genome window AAACAATAAGCCCAAATGTTAAAATGATGTTTATTTGAAATTTCCTTTAATTCAGATATTAGCCAATCAATTAAATCCTTGTTAATAAATAGATTTTTATTATTATTTGTACATATGGTTACAAAATACCTATTGTAACCTTTATAATTGAAATCTTTAAGGCGAACGCGTTTTTTGTATTTTATATCCTTTCCAATCTCTTTCATTTTATTAACATACAATATTTTTTTTAAAATATGCAAGGCTGAAGCCTTGCCCTACAACAAATGTATGAGATGAAAATGTAGATCTAATTCAAATAATAAATGTAGGGCAAAGCTTTAGCTTTGCATTATTTAATGAAATTATGCAAGGCTGAAGCCTTGCCCTACAGATGAAAATGGGATAGGGGCATGGACAATAAAGATTTTGAAATTTTTGAATTAATATTGAGCCCCACAGTTGTCAACTATAATATTACACATATTTGGATATTAATACACACAAATGTTAAGGGAATACCTTGAATTTTCCTTCTTTTTTCAGCAGAACTAAATAAAATTGGGCTACCCTTTAATCAAGATTAAAGGGGGCTCTTTAATTTTCCTTCTTTTTTCAGTCTTGTGATCAGATGGTCTTCCTGTCCAATATCTTTCCAGGCGGTTTCCCTTAATATACATGAGGAGCAGGAAAAACAGGGGATTTCGCTTCCTCTGTAACAAGAAATTGAATAAGAATAATCAGCTCCAAGATCAAGGCCCAATTTTATAAGTTCGGATTTTTTGAGCTTTAAAAATGGAGCTACTAAAGAGAATTTCTTATTTTTAGCCGAGGAAGATGTTCCGATATTTAACACGGCTTCCATCGATTTCAAAAACTCTTCTCTCGTATCAGGGTAATTTGGAGAATCAATCACATTAAACCCGCACACTATTTCAAAAACATTTATCGATTCTCCGTAAGCTGCAGCAACCGAGAGAAAAATTCCGTTTCTGAAAGGAACATATGTGGCAGGAATTCCATCTCCGATTTCAGAAAGATTTTTTATCTCCGGAATCTGTATATTCTTATTAGTAAGAGCTGAGGCTCCAATCTGAGTTAAGTCAATTTTAAAAATTTTGTGAGTTAAATTAAGCCTCTCTACTATTTTTTTTGCCATTTCAATTTCAATCTGGTGGGTCTGGGAATAGTCAAAAGTAATAGGAAAAATTTCATTATATTTATTGGATGCCCAGTAAAGCGATGTTGTTGAATCAATTCCTCCTGAAAAAAGAACAATTGCTTTCATCATGTAATAAATTTTAGCACATCATTCCTTTCTTTTCATTCTTTTTTTGTTTTTATTATTGAAATCCATTACCTTGTATGATATTTTAGCTTGAGAGGTTATAATGATTTTAGAATACATTGAAAAAGCAATGGAAAGGGCTGTGTATGAAAAATTGGAAGATGGGACTTATTGTGGAGAAATCTTAGATTGCCCAGGCACAATAGCTTTCGGAAAAACTCTTTTCGAATGCCAAAAAGAATTAAAATCAGTGCTTGAGGGCTGGATAATTATCGGTCTTCGACATGGCCATGAAATACCTGTAATAGATAATATTGATTTAAATCCAAAAAGAGCAACAGTTAATGAGTAGATGGACTCCATGCAAAAGAAGGATATTCATTCAAAAATTAAAAAAATTAGGATTTAAAGATCCTGAAACTGGCGGAAGACATGAATTTATGCTTTATGGTTCATACAAACAAACAATTCCAAATAATGATGAATTTTCTGTCCATCAATTAAAAAAACT of Acidobacteriota bacterium contains these proteins:
- the queC gene encoding 7-cyano-7-deazaguanine synthase QueC; the protein is MMKAIVLFSGGIDSTTSLYWASNKYNEIFPITFDYSQTHQIEIEMAKKIVERLNLTHKIFKIDLTQIGASALTNKNIQIPEIKNLSEIGDGIPATYVPFRNGIFLSVAAAYGESINVFEIVCGFNVIDSPNYPDTREEFLKSMEAVLNIGTSSSAKNKKFSLVAPFLKLKKSELIKLGLDLGADYSYSISCYRGSEIPCFSCSSCILRETAWKDIGQEDHLITRLKKEGKLKSPL
- a CDS encoding type II toxin-antitoxin system HicB family antitoxin, coding for MILEYIEKAMERAVYEKLEDGTYCGEILDCPGTIAFGKTLFECQKELKSVLEGWIIIGLRHGHEIPVIDNIDLNPKRATVNE
- a CDS encoding type II toxin-antitoxin system HicA family toxin is translated as MSRWTPCKRRIFIQKLKKLGFKDPETGGRHEFMLYGSYKQTIPNNDEFSVHQLKKLIKQVQQKIGREITLDEGENL